TTTTCAGAAATCAATCTTTTTATTCTTCTTCCAACAATTTCTCCAATCATTCCAGCGTCATTTAACTCCTTAATGCCTTTTATTTTAAATTTTCTATATTCTTCCTTTGCAGGGACTCCATTTATGAATACAACGCAGGAACCCACAGAATCTTTTCCTCCAATATTGGAGATATCAAAACCCTCTATTCTGCTTGGAATTTTAGGAAGAGATAAGACATCTTGCAATTCTAAGAGGGAACCTCTTAAGCCTTTTACAGGATGGGATAATTCTCTTTCTAATTCGAGTTTAGCATTTCGTGTTGCCATTTCTAATAATTTTTTTAAATCCCCTTTTTTAGGAATTTTAATTTCGGAAGAAAGAAGTTCCTCTAACAATTCCTTATCTTCAATTTCTACTGGAATCAAAATCTCATCTGGGACATACGAAACTTTAAGATATTTCCAAAGTAGGAATCTTCTAATATATTCTTGAAGAGAAACATCTTCATTTGAATTAAGTATATATCTTTCTCCATTGATCATTTTCCCTTCCCTTATATAAAAAGCAAAAACACATGCCATCCCAGGTCTTTGTTCAATACCAATTATATCTCTAGACTTTTTATCTTTAAGAACCATTCTCTGTTTCTTTGTAATCTCTCTTAAACTCATAAGTTGATTTCGGTAAATAGCCGCCATTTCAAAATTTAAATTTTCTGCAGCTTTTTTCATTTTCTCATAAATTATTTCCTCAAGTTTTTTTGTCTTTCCTCTAAGGAAGTCTATAATCTCCTCTATTATCTCTTTATAATCCTCCTTTGTGATTTTTCCTATACAAGGAGCAGAGCATTTATAAATGTGATATTGAAGACAAGGTTTTTCAGGTAAGTTCTTTCCCCTACAAGATCTTACAGGGAATACCGCTCTAATTGTCTTAAGAGTTTTTTTTATGGCTTTTACATCTGGATATGGACCAAAATAAAGAGAACCATCCTCTTCTATTTTTCTTGTGTAATAAATTGTAGGATATTCATCCTTAATTGTGATCTTAACGTAAGGATATCTTTTGTCGTCTTTTAATCTTATATTATACTTAGGTTGGTGCTCTTTTATTTCATTTTCTTCTAATATTAAAGCTTCTATTTCATTTGATGTTGTAGTAAATTCTAAAGAAGTAGCCTTTTGAAGAATTCTTTTTTCTTTTAGAGATACAGTAGGGCTAAAATAAGACTTCAGACGTTTTCTTAAATTTTTTGCCTTGCCAATATAAAGGATTTCTTTATCATCTTTGAAATGATATACCCCTGGAAGTTCAGGAATCTCGTTTAAAGAAATATTTATCATTAAATATAAATTAAAAATATGCAAAATAATTTCAAGTCTTTTATTTCGGTCTTGAGGATTTATTCCTCTTGACAAATAAAAAAATTTTTTTATAAAGAGGCTTTTTATGTGTTTAATAATTTTACTTTTTTCTGAAGCTCTTATTCGGGAAGGAAGTTATCAACCTTTTGATTTTTTCTGGGAATTTTATACAGATAATCGTATTTCTTCAGAAGCCTGTGGTATGGGTTATAGCGGAGTAGCAAATACTGGTGATTTATCCAACACTTTCATAAATCAAGCTTCCCTATCTTTAGAAAATAAACAACTATATTTTGAATATGTTTACAAAGACGATATAGAATGGATTGTGGATATAAAATACAAAAACTTAAATCCTAATTTTTCCGTGGGTTTTAGCTTGCCTATCAACGATTATTTTCAAAGCGGGATAACATATCGGACAGAAAATTCTCTCAAAGCAGACTATGGAGAAATAACAGGAACAATAGTAGACGATACACTAGAAGAAGGATATATAGATATTGGCACAGCAAGGTTTTATAGAAATCTCAGATTTAGTTCTTTTTCTATCCCTTTTGTTTTTACCTTCAAAAATATATTAAGTATTGGTATTGATTTAAGTTACACAAAATTTTATTCTAAAATTTTATCTTGAAACGGAAGATTCATTACTTAAAGCAA
The sequence above is a segment of the candidate division WOR-3 bacterium genome. Coding sequences within it:
- the uvrC gene encoding excinuclease ABC subunit UvrC, giving the protein MINISLNEIPELPGVYHFKDDKEILYIGKAKNLRKRLKSYFSPTVSLKEKRILQKATSLEFTTTSNEIEALILEENEIKEHQPKYNIRLKDDKRYPYVKITIKDEYPTIYYTRKIEEDGSLYFGPYPDVKAIKKTLKTIRAVFPVRSCRGKNLPEKPCLQYHIYKCSAPCIGKITKEDYKEIIEEIIDFLRGKTKKLEEIIYEKMKKAAENLNFEMAAIYRNQLMSLREITKKQRMVLKDKKSRDIIGIEQRPGMACVFAFYIREGKMINGERYILNSNEDVSLQEYIRRFLLWKYLKVSYVPDEILIPVEIEDKELLEELLSSEIKIPKKGDLKKLLEMATRNAKLELERELSHPVKGLRGSLLELQDVLSLPKIPSRIEGFDISNIGGKDSVGSCVVFINGVPAKEEYRKFKIKGIKELNDAGMIGEIVGRRIKRLISEKKDLPDLILIDGGKAQLNAAIKAMEENISLKIPIIALAKRFEEIYLPQGEVISLPLHSEALKLLMRIRNEAHSFALRYHKNLRGRRLTISELDKIKGIGYKRKVALIQHFGSKERLLSASKEEISEVPGIGKVMAEIIYEALH